TCGGCTCTAATATTTACCTTAATATCCTTTGCCATCTCCATCATAGCACCAACGTCTATGATAAGAGTTACGCGGCCATCGCCTCTTATAGTAGCTCCAGCGATGCCTGGGATATTTTGCAAATAATCACCCATTGACTTAATAACGATCTCTTCTTGACCGACTAATGTATCCACTATGATGCCCAGTTTTGCCTCGGCAACGCCAATGATAACGACATAAGTTTGATCTCCGCCGTCAAAGACTTTATTGACACCAAAGACATCTGAAAGTCTAACAAGAGATAAGACCTCATCTCTTAGTCTTAGAACGTTTTTGCCATCGATCGTGTAAATATCATCGATAGGTACGCGAACAGTTTCAAGAACGCTTGCAAGTGGTATCGCATAAAATTCCTCTTGTGTTCCAACAAGAAGTGATTGAATGATCGCAAGTGTAAGTGGAATTTTAAGCTTCATAACTGTGCCTTTTCCAACTTCACTCTCGATATCGATGATACCATTTAGCTTTTCGATATTTGTCTTAACAACGTCCATACCAACACCACGACCAGATACGTTTGTAACCTTGGCTGCAGTTGAAAATCCTGGCTTAAATATAAGACCAAAAGCCTCTTTTTCGCTCATTGCATCAGCTTCTCGCTCAGTAATGATGCCTTTTTCTATAGACTTAGCTTTAAGCATATCAGCATCCAAGCCCTTACCGTCATCAACTATCTCAACAACGATATGGTTGCCCTCATTGTAAGCTTTTAGCTGAACAAGGCCTTTTTCAGGTTTTCCCATTGCCTTTCTTGTCTCAGGATCTTCGATGCCATGATCGCATGAGTTTCTGATGATATGAACTAGCGGATCGCCGATCTCTTCAACGATTGATTTATCAAGCTCAGTCTCTTCACCTGAAATTTCAAGGTCAATCTGCTTACCAAGGTCGCGGCTAAGATCGCGTATCATACGTGGGAATTTATTAAAGACTTTTGCTATTGGAAGCATCCTTGTCTTCATAACAGCTAGCTGGATATCAGTCGTAACTAAACTTAGGCTTGATACTACTTGATTTAGCTCTTCGAGGAATTTCTCGCCCTCATATCTCTCTTCTACGTCATCATAAATTTTTAACAAGCGGTTTTTACCAAGAACAAGCTCGCCGATTAAATTCATCAGGTGATCAAGTCTTTTTACTTCAACACGTATCGTTTGCTCTTGTGCTACCGCACTGCTACTACTAGCTGCTGGTACTTTTTTATCTGCATCTCTTTCTCTACTAGGAGCTGGTCTTGCTGCAGGTGCTGGCGCAGCGCTTGTGGCTGGAGCTATCTCTTCAGGAGATTTTGGAGCTATGCCTTTTGAAGCACGTCTTGCTTGATCTTCTGCTTTTCTAACTTTTAAAAGTCTTTCTATCTCAGCTTCAACCTCAGAGTCACTTAGCTTTGAAAGCTCGGCATCACTTACTTCAGTAGCTGCTTCTTCGGCTGGTGCGACAGGTTCTGGCTCTTTTACTGGCTCAGGTACTGGTGCGGCTGGAGCTTCTGCGGCTGCGCTTGGTGCTTCACCTTCAGAAATTTGAGTAAGTCTTACACAAATATTTTTGATATCAATGCCAGCGGCTGCGTCACTACCGTTATCTCTAATGCTCTCAAGTAGTCCCTTCATCATATCAACTGACTCAAGAACAATGTCCATGATGTCCGGAGTGATTTTTAGCTCGCCTTTTCTAGCTTTATTCAAAACATCTTCCATGTGGTGAGTAAGCTCTGTTAAAACATCAAAATTTAAAAAGCTTGAGCTACCTTTTACTGTGTGAGCAACACGGAAAATTCTATTTAAAAGCTCCAAATCTTCAGGGTTTGCCTCTAGTTCAACAAGGTCATGGTCTATCTGCTCAATAAGTTCGAAAGCTTCTATTAAAAAGTCTTCCATTATTTCTTTCATATCATCCATACTTCACCTCACTTCGCAGATTTAGAATGTGCTTCAATCACTTTTAGCACCTCTTGATAAAATACACCAGCATCAAATTTTGTAAGATACGCAGCACCACCGGCTTCTTTACTCTTAACCTCACTAAATTCGTTGCTTAATGAAGAGTTAAACACAATCGGAACATCTTTAAATCTATCATCATTTTTAATAGTTGAAGCAAAGCGATATCCATCCATTTGTGGCATTTCGATATCACTTAAGATAACTCTAAGTTCTTTTGTTAAGTTATCTCCATATCTTTGATAAAGCTCTTCCATTCTCTCTAATCCCTCAACGCCGTTTTTAGCTTCAACTACGCTAAGACCCATCTTCTCAAGTGCGTCTTTTACTAGCTTTCTAGCAGTTGAGCTATCATCTAGAACTAAAGCAGCACCTTTAATCTTTTGATCGTCTGTTACGTCAAATTCGATCTTTGGTGAGTAAATTCCTAGCTCTTCAACGATGCTTTCAAGATCAAGAATGAGAAGTACTTCGTCATTTTCTATTCTTGTTACGCCTGTGATCTTGCCTTTGTCTAGAGTGCCAGCTCCAGCAGCAAAATTTGCAGGCTCTATATCTTTCCAGTTTATACGTCTGATCCTCTTGGCCTCATGGACGATAAAACCGATCAATATTCCGCTAAATTCAGCGATAATAACACGTGGCTTTATAACTACACCCTCAGTTGGCTCGATGATATTCATCCATCTTGCCAAATTTATAACAGGGATAACCACACCTCTTAAATCAAAAATTCCCTCGATATACTCAGGAACGCCAGGAAGCTCGGTAAGATTTGGCATCTTAATGATCTCCCGCACCTTTGCGACATTGACTCCGTATATTCCTTCATATACTTTGTTTTCGGCCTTTTTAAAGATACGAAAATCAACAAGTTCCATCTCGTTTGAGCCCGTTTTTAGTACGTTGTCTCCAAACATCAATGTCCTTTCAAACTCATTTTGAGCAAATTCAACTTTTGCTGGGCGTATTCTACAACAAAATAACTTTGCTCGCATGCAAAACAAGGTAAATTTATATAAAATCTATCGTAAATATCAAATAGCTCACCTTGATGATAGTGTCCCTCTATCACTATACTTGCGTCAAAGCCCTGCAAATGCTTGCTCATTAGCTCCTTGAAGTTTGAAATTTTATAGTGCAGATTTTTCTTAGTAAGTTTGGCTAGTATCGCTTTTGAAATTTTAAAATCCAAAATTTTATCAAGCGCGTTCATAAATTTCAAAAACCATCTAAGCCTTAAAAACCTAAGTGCGTACTTATCTATAAAAGGTAAAAATATATCTCCGTGCGCGATCTGGACGTGCTCGCCACTTATCGTTCTAAATTTCACTGGCTGAGCGCAAATGTCATAAACCTTTACCCCTTCAAAGCTTAGCCTCTCGCCTTTGTCCCAAAAATCTCTAGTTTTATCAAATAAATTTGAAAGCCTAAAATCGTGGTTGCCCTCGAAGTAAAAAATTTCCACCTTTTGTGAAATTTTATTTATAAGCCTTAAGTGTTCAGCGTAAAATTCTCTTGTATATTCGCCCTCGCCCGTTAAAAAATCAAATATATCGCCAAGCAAGAAAATCTGTGGCGGCTCTTTGATCTCTCCGCTATCAATAGCGCGTAAGAATTTTAAAAAGCCATCGCGGTTTATGTTTTCATGCGCATCAGCCAAAAAGATCGCGCCTTCTTTTATAACGGGGGCATATAGATATTCGCTCAAATTTTGCCTTAATTAAAAATTAGCAGAGCCAAAAAGCAGTTTTTAGCCCTTCGCCTCATCTTTTTAGTCAAATTTTATAGGCTTGTAGCAGATCTTAACGATCTCAACGTCGCTTCTGCCTTTTGGTAAATTTAGCGCCACCTCATCGCCCTCAGCCTTGCCTAAAAGCTGCTTTGCAAGAGGTGAGTTTATCGAGATATAACCTTTGTCTAAGTCACTTTCGCTCACACCAACTATCGTGTAAGTATGCTCAACCTCAGTCTCTTCGTCCATTATCGTCACACTTGAGCCAAACCTCACCCTATCATGCTCGTAGCTACTTGGATCGATCACTTCGGCGTTTGCCAAAAGCGCGCTAAGCTCAGCGATCCTAGCGTCTATAAAGGCTTGTTTCTCTTTTGCTGCGTGATACTCAGCATTTTCTTTAAGATCGCCATGGCTTCTTGCGATGTCGATCTCTGTTACGATTTGAGGGCGCTGCACCAGCCTTAGATCCTTTAGCTCAGCTTCTATCTTCTCATATCCGTGCATTGTCATTGGTTCACTCATTTTTTACTCCATATTTTTTAAAATTTTTACTACATTTTTACTGCTGCCATGCCCTAAGTAAGCCCTTAGCTCATCGCAGCCTTTTAAAAATTTTTGCCTATCACAGCTCTCATAAGCTTTTAGCAAATTTTCAGCCGTTGCAAACTCTTGGATAAATTCCTCATGAAGCGGCTCTTTGCCCATGAAGTCAAACATTATATTTGCAAGTCCCGCGTGCTTGATCTTTACAAATTTTCTAGCGATGAAAACATCTATCGCTTTTGCCTTGTATGCTAGCGCAAATGGCGTGCCAATGAGCGCTGCTTCAAGCGTAGCCGTGCCAGAGCATACAAAGGCAAAGTCGCTCTCATACAAGGCTTCAGGCGTGTTTGAGACGACCTCAAAATCGCTCACATCGCCATAAATTTCACCCACTTTATCAAGCAAAAATGGTGGCACGACAAGCAGCCTCTTGGCATCTATTTTTTTAGTAAGCTCTCTATAAACTGGCATCAGCCTTGAAATCTCTGATCTTCTTGAGCCTGGCAAAAACGCCACTTTGCCGCTGCTACTTAGACTAGTTTTTTTAAGCTTTATCTCATCCATCAAAGGATGTCCCACGTAGGTCGAGCGGCTATAAAATTTCGCATCAAATGGCAGGATCGAAGCAAGATTGTCACAATACCTCTCCACAACGCTCACTCTTTTTGGCTTCCACGCCCAAACTTGAGGCAAGATGTAGTATGTCACGGCTGCTTTTGCGCCGGCCTCTTTTATCGCCTTTGCAAGCGGCAGGTTAAAGGCTGGACTGTCGATTAGCAGCACCGCATCAGCCTCTTTTGCCATCTGACTCATCACTTTCATCGCCTTTTTTGCTTTAAAGATGAGCGGCAAAACCTCGACAAAGCCCATCGCTGAAAACTCGCTACTTTTCATATATGGCGTGCCAAGCTCTTCGCTAAAAATTCCCATTAGCTCAAATTCGCCCTCGAAATTTCTCAAAATTTCTTTTAAATGCAAATTTGCCGATGGCTCAAGAGCGGAGACTAAAATTTTCATTTACACACTTTCATCAGGTCTTTTTTTGGGGGCATTATACGCAAAAATTCTTTAAAATTTTAAGAAAGCTGTGATAAAATCCAACCCTTTAAAGGATAAAATTTGAAAGAAATTTTGATAACAAATGACGATGGATTTGAAGCGACTGGCCTGCTTGCCTTAAAAGAAGCTTTAAGCGAGCTAGATGGTGTAAATGTCACGATCGTAGCTCCAAGCTCTGAAAAATCAGCCTGCGCTCACTCGCTAACTCTCACAAGGCCACTTAGATTTATAGAACTTGATGATAACTTTTTTAAACTTGACGACGCAACGCCCAGCGACTGCGTATATCTCGCACTTCACGCACTTTATAATAAAAAGCCAGATCTGGTGATAAGTGGCATAAATCACGGGGCAAATTTAGGCGAGGACATCACCTACTCTGGCACGTGTGGAGCGGCGATGGAGGGCGTTTTACAGGGCATTAGAAGCATCGCTTTTTCGCAGTTTTATGAAAACAACTCACTGAATGAACTTGGCTTTGAGCTAGCAAAAGAGGTGGTGAAATTTATCACTCCAAAGGTGCTAAATGATGAAATTTCGCTAAATCCAAGGGAATTTCTAAACGTAAATATCCCAGCTAGAACTAGCAAAAATTTCAAAGGTTATGCCGTCGTGCCAGCTGGCAGACGCACCTACGCCACGCACGCCACGCTTAATCGCAATCCAAGAGGCATCGAGTACTACTGGCTTGGAAATGCCGCACTTGAATACGAAAAAGGCGAGCCAAGCGACATCAGCAAGGTAAATGAGGGCTTTGCCACGATAACGCCCATAAAACTAAATATGACCTCATACGAGAGTTTGGAGAGTCTAAAAGGGAATTTTGATGCAAAATGATAGATTTACAAGGATAAGATGGCTATTTGGCGAGGATGGTTTTAGCAAGCTTCAAAGCGCAAAAGTGCTAGTTTGCGGAGCTGGAGGCGTTGGCGGGATGTGCGTGGATGCGCTTGCTAGAAGCGGAGTCGGGAGCATCACTCTAATCGATAAAGACATCTTTGACGTGACAAATCAAAACCGCCAAATTTACAGCGAAAATGTAGGCGGCGTAAAAGTGGAGGAGTTTGCCAAAATTTATCCTTGCGTCACGCCTATGCAGACGTTCATCACACCTGAGTTTGTTGCTGGATTTGACTTTAGTAAATTTGACGTGGTGATTGATGCGATTGATGATATCACCGCCAAGATCGCCCTTGCAAATGCGGTAGATCCTAGCAAATTTATAGCCTCGATGGGTGGGGCAAAAAGGGTTGATCCAACCAAGATAAAGGTGGCTAGCGTTTGGAAAACATCGGTCGATCCACTAGCTAGAAAATATAGATATGAGCTTAAAAAATCAGGCTTTAGCGGTAAATTTGACGTGGTCTTTTCAACAGAAGAGCCGCTTTGCAAACCACTTGGAAGCTTCATGGGCGTGACTGCCTGCTTTGGGCTAAATTTAGCCTCGCTAGCTATTAAAAAGATAGTTGGATAGTAGGTCCAAATTTATAACAAATTTTGAAATTAGAACTAGCTATCGCGGTTTTAAATTTAGTGGTCTGCCTACGGAGCAAAAGAGTTAATCCCAACTAAGACGACATTAAAGTGGCACTAAAACACTGCATGCAATTAAAAGCTCCTGTCAAATTTTAAAATTTATGAACGAGCATATCACGCTTCTAAATTTAGTGGCAAATGACTATGAGCCCTAAATTTAGTAAGTTGCTAAGGCGAGTGAGTAAAGTTTTAAAATTTGCAAAATAACTTTATCAGTCTAGATAAGTGTCAGCAAATTTTAAAATTTCAAGAGCGAGTAATTTCGGCTCTAAAATTTGAGCTAAGCTGCAAGCGAAGCCAAATTTTAGTAGTCAATTCTTGCGAGTGAGTGAAAGTTTAAAATTTGCAAAATAGTAAATTTCTATTTTTTGAAATCTAGGCTTTAAATTTATAAACTCTTTTATTCAAAAGGGAGACAAGGGGACTTGAATTACGAAGCCGTCCCCTTATCTCCCTTTAGATCCCACAATCCCCTCGCACGTTAGAGGTGCATGCCTAAGCGCTGGCACACTGCATGCGTTTGCATGTCAGTGGGCGTCAGGCAAATTTTAAAATTTCATGAGCGAGTAATTTCGGCTCTAAAATTTGAGCTAAGCGGTAAGCGAAGCCAAATTTTAGTAGTTAATTCTTAGTGGTGGAAAGTTTTGAAATTTGAAAAACGCAGTAAATTTAAAGAGTAGCTAAATTTAAATTAGCCAGCTGCAAATTTAGCAGCCAGCTAAAATTTTAGTTTTTATGGATGCGAAGGTAGCTGTTTAGTGCGCCGACATAGGCCTTAGCGCTTGCCATCATCGTATCGATATCAAGTCCGTGACCCATTACGGCTGTCTTACCCTCAAACTCGACTTTTACATCGACCTTTGCAAGAGCGTCTTTGCCTTGAGAAACAGCTGTGACCTTGTAGTCTTTTAGCGTGCCACTAATGCCACTAATGCGATCAACTACCTTAAATATCGCATCTGCTGTGCCATTGCCAAGGGCTGAGTCGCTAACGATCTCGCCATTATGCCTGATGCTCATAGAAGCACTTGCTAAGCTGCCACCGCTACTTTGAAGCAAGTCTGTGATCTCGTAAGCTTGTGGAATCTTGGTGATCTCCTCTGCCACAAGCGCCCTGATATCGTCGTCAAATATCTCTTTTTTCTTATCCGCCAAGTCTTTAAATTTCTCAAACGCCTTATTAAGCGCCTCGCTATCAAGGTCAAATCCAAGGCTAGCAAGCTTATCTTTAAACGCATGGCGGCCGCTGTGCTTGCCAAGAACGAGCGAGTTTTTCTCTAAGCCGATGCTCTCAGCGCTGATGATCTCATAAGTCTCTTTGTGTTTTAGCACACCATCTTGGTGAATGCCACTTTCGTGCGCAAAGGCGTTTTTGCCAACGATTGCTTTATTTGGCTGTGGTTCGATGCCTGTGATGCTAGCGATCAGCCTTGAAGTTGGATAAATTTCTTTTGAGATGATGCCTGTGTAAAGTGGTGCAAAGACGTCCTGGCGAGTTTTTATAGCCATCACGATCTCTTCAAGCGCAGCATTTCCAGCGCGCTCACCTATGCCATTTATCGTGCCCTCAACCTGCCTTGCACCAGCTTTTATGGCGGCTAGCGAATTTGCCGTAGCCATGCCTAGATCGTTGTGGTTATGCACCGAAACTACCGCTCTATCGCCTATAAATTTTACTATTTCGCTAATGCGAGCTGTGATCTCCTCTGGATACAAGTAGCCAACCGTATCTGGGATGTTTATGGTTTTTGCCCCTGCGTTTATCGCTGCGTCGCAAATTTCTTTTAAAAAGCTCATCTCGCTTCTGCATGCATCCTCGCAGCTAAATTCAACGTCATCGCAAAATGTTTTTGAGTATTGTACCGCCTCAACCGCACGCCTGATCACCTCGTCTGGGCTCATTTTTAACTTATATTCCATGTGTATCGGGCTTGTTGCTATGAAGGTGTGAATTCTTTTGTTTTTTGCTGGAGCTAGTGCCTCGCCAGCTGCCTTAATATCACGCTCAACTGCGCGTGCAAGCGAGCAGACAGTGATGTTTGAAGCTTGCTTTGCGATCTGATTTACCGCTTCAAAATCCCCTGGGCTAGCCGCTGCAAATCCAGCCTCCATCACATCAACACCAAGCCTTTCAAGCTGAAGTGCGATCTGTAGCTTTTCAGCTGTGTTCATAGAAGCTCCTGGGCTTTGTTCGCCATCTCTTAAAGTCGTATCAAAGATTATAATTTTATTTTTATCCATTTTTTGTCCTTTTATTATTTTTATATTTAAATTTAATGAGTTAAGTAAAGAAGAATTTGCTACCTAAGTAGCAGCAGTAGAGAGTTTTTGATTTCGATTTTTGGTAAAAATTTACGCGATTTTATGATGCCATTTTCGCTCATTCGCTCTCCTTTTTTTTGTGATTTTTGCTAAACATTATAGCCGCTCTAATAATACCATAAAGCATATAAACGCTCATCAAAAATGTCGCGCTCTCGTAAGGATATAGATAAAGCATAGAAAATACAACCACGAGTGCTACTAAAATTCTTATAACATGAGTTTGTTTTAAGTTCATCTTTTTGAAGCTTGGGTAGCGGATGTTGCTAACCATCAAGATAGCCAAAACCGCTTCAAGTAGTATCAAGCACCACTCAAAGCCATATAAAAAATCATGCTTTAGATAAATACCAACCCAAAGCACTCCGATGATGGCTGCTGATGGTATAGGAAGTCCGATAAATACATTTGGTTCGTATGTGCCGGTGGTGACGTTAAAGCGAGCAAGTCTAATAGCTCCAAAGACTACAAACATGGCTGCTATAAGTGCGCCAAATCTGCCAAATTTTGCACCAACTGTTAGATAAAATAAAATCGCTGGAGCCACACCAAATGCAACAAGGTCCGCAAGGCTATCAAACTCCACGCCAAATTTACTTGTAGTCTTTGTAAGTCTTGCTACGCGCCCATCAAGTCCGTCTAATATCAGTGAAAGAATGATGTAAATAATAGCTTTAAAATAGTTCCCCTGAATAGATGAAATAATGCTTATAACGCCCAAAAAAGCGCTTGCTGCGGTAAATAAATTTGGCAAGATATACATTAACTGCATTTTTTGTAAGCTATTCATTTTATTTTTCCTCTTCAAAGTATCCAAGAAGTGAAGCAGCTTTAACGCTCTCGCCAACACTTACACAAATTTTAGTATCTCTTGGCAAGTATAAAATCACTTCTCCGCTTCCTAAAAAGCCAAATTTTCTAGAGGCTTTTAGACTAGTAATGTTATAAATTTCCAAACTTCTGCTAAAAACTCCAGCTATGATCTTCATAGCAAATTTGATATTTCCTTTTTCAAAACGAATTATCGCTCTTTCGTTTAGCATCTCTGAAATTTTCATAGCCTGACATAAAAATAGTCCGTGCCTTCTTTTGATATCAACGACCTTAGCGTCACTAACTGCCCTTAGCGTGCCTACGCCAAAAAAGGGCTTTGAGATAACTATCTTAGCTACCTCTTTATCATCAAAATTTGAAACACTGATCTCTTTTATCTTGCCATCTATAGGCGAAAGCAAGGCTAGTTTATCGTCAGTAAAAGGCTCTCTTTCAGGATCTCTAAAAAAATAAAGAGTTAAAAGAAGTAACGCTATAAAAAATAGCGGCGCAATACCAAATAAAACAGATATAACAAATAAAATCAAAAAGAATAATATAAATTTATACCCTGCTTTAGCGATGTAACCACTCATTTTATTCCTCTTTTTTGCCTTTTTCCTCTTCTTCAAGCTCTACAAGCCTGCTTTCAAGACCATTTTCTTCTTCGTAGTTTTTGATGATCTCTCTAACTCTTTTCCCCTCGATAGTCTCTTCTTCATAAAGTGCCGAAACCATGTTTTCAATGGCACCTTTATAAATTTCAAGAAGACCAAGCACAGCTGTATATCTCTCATGAAGAAGCGCTTTTACAAATTCATCGACTTTTTCGGCCATTTTGTCACTATAGTCTTTTATGCTTTGTCCACCATTTAAAAATGTCGCGCGTTGCTTTTCAAGCACCATAAGACCGGCAACATCGCTCATACCATACATACTAACCATAGCTTTTATGATATCAGTTGCACGTTCTAGGTCATTACTAGCTCCAGTTGATATCTCTTTTATAAAGACCTCTTCAGCAGCCCTACCAGCCAAAAGAACATCGACTTCTGCAAGTAGTTCATGCTTTTGCATCATAAATTTATTCTCTTCAGGTGTATTTAGCGTATAGCCAAGCGCTGCAAGACCGCGTGGCACGACTGAGACTTTTGTCACTCTTTTTGCACCTTTTGTTAGCTCAGCTACCAAGGCATGGCCGCTTTCATGGTAAGTGACTATCTTTTTCTCTTTTGGATTTACGCGGCGTGATTTTTTCTCTAAACCAGCTATCGATCTCTCGACAGCCTCCACTAGATCAGCCTGCTCAACAAAAGTCTTTGACTTACGTCCTGCAAGAAGAGCTGCCTCGTTTATGATATTTTCAAGATCAGCCCCTGCTAAACCAGTAGTAAGCCTTGCGATATCTTCGATATTAACGTCTTTGCCGATCTTTACATCTTTCATATGAACTTTTAAAATGTCGCAACGTCCCTTAAAATCAGGCTTATCAACAAGCACTTGCCTATCAAATCTACCCGGTCTTAAAAGCGCAGCATCCAAAACCTCAGGTCTGTTTGTAGCTGCTATAACAATAACTGGTGACTTATCCGCATCAAAGCCGTCCATCTCAGAAAGAAGCTGATTTAGTGTCTGCTCTCTCTCATCATTTCCTCCCATGGGACCAGAATTTCTGCTCTTACCGATCGCATCGATCTCATCTATAAAGACGATCGCTGGAGCCTCTTTTTTGGCATTTTCAAAAAGGTCTCTAACCCTACTTGCACCAACTCCAACAAACATCTCTATAAAACTTGATGCTGACATAGAGAAAAATGGCACACTAGCCTCGCCTGCAACTGCCCTAGCAAGAAGTGTTTTACCAGTGCCTGGAGGGCCAACTAGCAAAATACCTTTTGGAATTTTAGCTCCAAGTCTTAGGTATTTATCTGGGCTTTTTAGATAGTCAACTATCTCTTGAACCTCTTCTTTCGCCTCTTCAACGCCTGCAACGTCGTCAAATTTAACTTTTGGCTTTTCAGAATTTATAAGTTTTTTCGCACTTCCTATGCCAAGTATGCCACCGCCGATATTCTTTTGCATACGACTAGCGATAAACATCCAAATAGCAAAAAATATAAATACCGGTATGATCCATGAAAATATAAGATCTCCAAACCAGTTATTTTCGCTATAAACACTGTAAGTTATGCCGTTTTGCTCAAGTATGCCAATGAGCGTTGGATCATTTATGCGCTTTGCGAGGTAGATGGT
This genomic stretch from Campylobacter concisus harbors:
- a CDS encoding phosphatidylserine decarboxylase, coding for MSGYIAKAGYKFILFFLILFVISVLFGIAPLFFIALLLLTLYFFRDPEREPFTDDKLALLSPIDGKIKEISVSNFDDKEVAKIVISKPFFGVGTLRAVSDAKVVDIKRRHGLFLCQAMKISEMLNERAIIRFEKGNIKFAMKIIAGVFSRSLEIYNITSLKASRKFGFLGSGEVILYLPRDTKICVSVGESVKAASLLGYFEEEK
- the ftsH gene encoding ATP-dependent zinc metalloprotease FtsH; translated protein: MNNQNNNQNNGDNNGFFNKNPIFIFAIFAIVIVLAFRSFSGDGLGGTFGLGSNAQSKMIAYSEFKDMLKNKQLNEVAISETTIKGVGNDKTIYLAKRINDPTLIGILEQNGITYSVYSENNWFGDLIFSWIIPVFIFFAIWMFIASRMQKNIGGGILGIGSAKKLINSEKPKVKFDDVAGVEEAKEEVQEIVDYLKSPDKYLRLGAKIPKGILLVGPPGTGKTLLARAVAGEASVPFFSMSASSFIEMFVGVGASRVRDLFENAKKEAPAIVFIDEIDAIGKSRNSGPMGGNDEREQTLNQLLSEMDGFDADKSPVIVIAATNRPEVLDAALLRPGRFDRQVLVDKPDFKGRCDILKVHMKDVKIGKDVNIEDIARLTTGLAGADLENIINEAALLAGRKSKTFVEQADLVEAVERSIAGLEKKSRRVNPKEKKIVTYHESGHALVAELTKGAKRVTKVSVVPRGLAALGYTLNTPEENKFMMQKHELLAEVDVLLAGRAAEEVFIKEISTGASNDLERATDIIKAMVSMYGMSDVAGLMVLEKQRATFLNGGQSIKDYSDKMAEKVDEFVKALLHERYTAVLGLLEIYKGAIENMVSALYEEETIEGKRVREIIKNYEEENGLESRLVELEEEEKGKKEE